The Fibrobacter sp. UWB5 genome has a window encoding:
- a CDS encoding glycosyltransferase, with the protein MIKVSIAIPVYNVSKYVEKSLRSALDQDFQEKYEIILVDDCGTDDSMMVVDRVIASHARGNIVRIIRHEKNMGLGPARNTAINNANGLYIFFLDSDDWISQDCLSVLYKKAVETKADAVVGSVERVEDETLRQLGQNQYPDTVVCHNGAGVWMVNHKPDMHIEVWNKLFRTEFLRKNRICFVHRIFEDYYFDFRFRASAQTIAFCSEKTLFYNIRQNSILTTLKATKGSDESVKTFCEILRYLQEMLVNEYSSIMDVYDLYFQRVIWVFENFARYQYSEDQWKYIKEHVKGFCSVIPNISALHSSRNKFIYKRIAQNESLDLFYKVNRQYFKLDKWKKRIGMLRQVEPMYVLGRVKNKIEWLLLGGKKKAEQFAYQRGLNQQHCYDFPAESNGWKKLNRSPVYGNELTGTIFDPFVMNYGDSFLMVASERKSGNLISLHSKDGVRWSRPSTILHGVKNSWETVVNRACVINVCGTWHLWYTGQNNGKGCIGHLTSNNLRQFKRPATSKPILSPTLKAEGRSVMNPCVLWDEQKRVFRMWYAAGENYEPDAIFYAESIDGDKWEKFDRPVLTKIESREWELYKVGGCDVKLLADGSYIMYYIGYQNLDVARICFATSKDGLEWCRSENNLCIAPSKDSWDAHACYKPAVVIKENKELMWYNGRKNNCEYIGLAVKEKNEYKV; encoded by the coding sequence ATGATTAAAGTATCAATCGCTATCCCCGTTTATAATGTATCAAAATATGTGGAAAAGTCATTACGTTCTGCATTAGATCAAGACTTTCAAGAGAAATATGAAATCATTCTTGTTGATGATTGTGGAACGGATGATAGCATGATGGTCGTTGACCGCGTTATTGCTAGTCATGCTAGAGGAAATATTGTCCGAATTATTCGGCATGAAAAAAATATGGGATTAGGTCCAGCAAGAAATACCGCAATCAACAACGCAAATGGGCTATACATATTCTTTCTTGACTCAGATGATTGGATTTCGCAGGATTGTCTTTCTGTTCTTTATAAAAAAGCTGTTGAGACAAAAGCTGATGCTGTTGTAGGTTCTGTTGAACGGGTTGAAGATGAAACATTGCGTCAGCTCGGGCAAAATCAATATCCTGATACTGTTGTTTGTCATAATGGCGCTGGCGTATGGATGGTGAATCACAAACCGGATATGCACATTGAAGTATGGAATAAACTTTTTCGGACAGAATTCCTTCGAAAAAACAGGATTTGTTTTGTACATAGAATATTTGAAGATTACTATTTCGATTTTCGTTTTCGTGCGTCTGCTCAAACAATCGCCTTCTGCTCTGAAAAAACTTTGTTTTATAATATTCGCCAAAATTCCATTTTGACAACACTCAAGGCGACAAAGGGTTCTGATGAATCCGTTAAAACTTTTTGTGAAATCTTGCGCTATCTCCAGGAAATGCTGGTAAATGAATACTCCTCTATAATGGATGTATATGACTTGTATTTCCAAAGGGTTATTTGGGTATTTGAAAATTTCGCTAGGTACCAATATTCAGAAGACCAATGGAAATACATAAAAGAGCATGTTAAAGGTTTTTGTTCTGTTATTCCAAATATTTCAGCCTTGCACAGCTCTCGGAATAAATTCATCTATAAAAGAATTGCCCAAAATGAGAGTCTGGATTTGTTTTACAAAGTCAATAGACAGTATTTTAAGTTAGATAAGTGGAAAAAAAGAATCGGTATGCTTAGACAAGTGGAACCGATGTACGTTTTAGGAAGAGTAAAAAATAAAATAGAATGGCTCCTTTTGGGAGGAAAGAAAAAAGCTGAACAATTTGCTTATCAGAGGGGCTTGAATCAGCAGCATTGTTATGATTTCCCTGCAGAATCTAACGGATGGAAAAAATTGAACCGTTCGCCAGTTTATGGAAATGAACTGACAGGAACGATTTTCGATCCCTTTGTGATGAATTATGGCGATTCATTCCTTATGGTTGCGTCCGAACGAAAGTCGGGAAACTTGATATCGCTTCATTCTAAAGATGGGGTGCGATGGTCAAGACCGTCTACCATATTGCATGGCGTAAAGAATTCTTGGGAAACTGTAGTTAACCGAGCTTGTGTTATTAATGTTTGTGGAACTTGGCATTTGTGGTATACTGGGCAAAATAACGGCAAAGGATGTATCGGCCATCTTACTAGTAACAATTTAAGGCAATTTAAAAGACCTGCAACAAGCAAACCGATTCTTTCGCCAACTTTAAAAGCAGAAGGGCGCTCCGTAATGAATCCTTGTGTGTTGTGGGATGAACAAAAACGCGTATTTCGTATGTGGTATGCCGCAGGTGAAAATTATGAACCCGATGCTATTTTTTATGCAGAAAGTATAGATGGCGACAAATGGGAAAAATTTGATCGCCCTGTACTTACGAAAATAGAATCTCGTGAGTGGGAGCTCTATAAGGTTGGCGGGTGTGATGTAAAATTACTTGCGGATGGTTCATATATTATGTACTACATTGGCTACCAGAATCTTGATGTTGCAAGAATTTGTTTTGCCACATCTAAAGACGGATTAGAATGGTGTCGATCAGAAAATAATCTCTGTATTGCGCCATCAAAAGATTCTTGGGACGCTCATGCCTGTTATAAACCGGCTGTTGTTATAAAAGAAAATAAAGAATTAATGTGGTATAATGGACGCAAAAATAATTGCGAGTATATAGGTTTAGCTGTAAAGGAAAAAAATGAATATAAAGTATGA
- a CDS encoding polysaccharide pyruvyl transferase family protein, producing the protein MKVGILTYHSEMNYGCTLQAFAMQEAYKELGQDPIIIDRFITPSNSLLLGPLSRKGFKGFIKNVVFCIFGCGTFSMIVRVLKTLRFHKKYMYKTPYSFYDWNDAPKSLGVDMISVGSDQIWNANLYSPVPYLLKGIPNTIPGISYAASIGMPELSPQYLQEFKDGFAKFKAISVREKQGVKLVNGLGFSATQVVDPTLLVNPALWKKFKSNKIYKKKRLLCYTLAEELLELLPKLEKFSKDNDCDVVVFPDRFEKWYGFKPLNVLKTQKLRLRLLKSPVKVFISAAIEDFMREISAATWIVTNSYHAMMFSVIYRRNIRIIVPSDKVRQGMHARMQEFEGTIVEGPLMQASTADALKSFEKGEIVSVNEIELSNRIKKSKEWLKSQLITIKNEVN; encoded by the coding sequence GTGAAAGTTGGTATACTTACATATCATTCTGAAATGAATTATGGATGCACTTTGCAGGCTTTTGCAATGCAAGAGGCGTACAAGGAATTGGGCCAAGATCCGATCATTATTGATAGATTCATTACGCCTAGCAATTCGCTTTTATTGGGACCACTGTCTAGAAAAGGTTTTAAAGGATTCATCAAGAATGTTGTTTTTTGCATTTTTGGCTGCGGCACTTTCTCTATGATCGTAAGAGTTTTGAAAACTCTACGATTTCATAAGAAATATATGTATAAGACCCCTTATTCATTTTACGATTGGAATGATGCGCCCAAGAGCTTGGGTGTTGATATGATTTCTGTTGGTAGCGACCAAATATGGAATGCGAATCTCTATTCTCCGGTGCCGTATTTATTAAAGGGTATACCAAATACAATTCCAGGCATTTCTTATGCGGCAAGTATTGGAATGCCTGAATTATCTCCACAATATTTACAAGAGTTCAAAGATGGTTTTGCTAAGTTTAAGGCTATTAGCGTTCGAGAAAAACAAGGCGTAAAACTAGTCAACGGCCTAGGTTTTTCGGCTACACAAGTTGTTGACCCTACCTTATTAGTTAATCCTGCATTATGGAAAAAATTCAAAAGCAATAAGATCTATAAGAAAAAACGTCTTCTATGTTATACCTTGGCAGAAGAGTTGTTGGAACTTTTACCGAAACTTGAAAAATTCTCGAAAGATAACGATTGCGACGTTGTGGTTTTTCCTGATAGATTCGAAAAATGGTATGGTTTTAAGCCGCTAAACGTTCTCAAAACTCAGAAACTAAGACTTCGTCTACTAAAGTCTCCTGTTAAGGTTTTTATATCTGCGGCAATAGAAGATTTTATGAGGGAAATATCTGCTGCAACTTGGATTGTTACAAATTCATATCATGCAATGATGTTTTCTGTGATATACAGACGGAATATTCGAATAATTGTTCCATCTGATAAGGTCCGTCAAGGAATGCATGCGAGAATGCAGGAATTTGAGGGAACTATTGTTGAAGGTCCATTAATGCAAGCAAGTACGGCAGATGCGTTGAAGTCTTTTGAAAAAGGTGAAATTGTGTCAGTTAACGAAATTGAATTGAGCAATCGAATAAAAAAATCAAAAGAATGGTTGAAGTCACAATTAATAACAATAAAAAATGAAGTCAATTAG
- a CDS encoding nitroreductase family protein, producing MKKNIMSVVRKIMYHAVHPLAALQKIRYLGKNHLEVTAIKTMKYDLARYVKYAGVFHPDTKENLEARIIHTYHGLEKGLTMPNRKFNFGHDAVSSLVELIKLYTTKFGKLEGQVEHAVGILKAYLDMHKEYDGKDSTGFWSAIHKVTDDYPLIQPAIQPHVSSADFYKYVTSDFAKFAKSRHTLRHYTGHVSEEEIQKAVELAMTAPSACNRQPVRVHCVCEKEMVDEVLMLQSGNRGFGKDADKVLIISGDLADVCWVDERYDTYTNCGIFIMNLCYSLFYYKIAHCVLNWSICVDPIKDRRLHELAGIPDSEVVAAMITCGKTPDVVDVAESPRKDVSEILRFH from the coding sequence ATGAAGAAAAATATTATGTCGGTTGTAAGAAAAATCATGTACCACGCAGTGCATCCATTAGCAGCACTGCAAAAAATTAGATATCTTGGCAAAAACCATTTGGAAGTGACTGCCATCAAGACGATGAAGTATGACTTGGCTCGATATGTCAAATATGCAGGCGTATTTCATCCGGATACGAAAGAGAATCTTGAGGCAAGGATTATTCATACTTATCATGGGTTGGAGAAGGGGTTGACGATGCCAAACCGAAAATTTAACTTCGGCCATGATGCGGTTTCAAGCCTTGTTGAACTAATAAAATTGTATACGACTAAATTTGGGAAACTAGAAGGTCAGGTAGAGCATGCTGTTGGTATTCTTAAAGCGTATCTTGATATGCATAAGGAATATGACGGAAAAGATTCTACGGGTTTCTGGAGTGCAATTCATAAAGTGACTGATGATTATCCGTTGATTCAGCCCGCAATTCAGCCTCACGTATCTTCTGCAGATTTTTACAAATATGTTACTTCTGATTTTGCAAAATTTGCAAAATCGAGGCACACCTTGCGTCATTATACAGGCCATGTCAGCGAAGAGGAAATACAAAAAGCAGTAGAACTTGCTATGACAGCTCCTTCAGCTTGTAATAGGCAACCTGTAAGAGTTCATTGCGTTTGCGAAAAAGAAATGGTTGATGAAGTTTTGATGCTGCAAAGTGGAAATAGAGGCTTTGGTAAAGATGCCGATAAAGTTTTGATAATTTCGGGCGATTTGGCCGATGTTTGTTGGGTTGATGAACGGTATGACACCTACACGAATTGCGGCATATTTATAATGAATCTTTGTTATTCGTTGTTTTATTATAAAATAGCTCATTGCGTTTTGAATTGGTCTATCTGTGTAGATCCTATAAAAGATCGACGACTCCATGAACTTGCGGGAATTCCTGATAGTGAGGTTGTTGCGGCCATGATTACATGTGGAAAAACTCCCGATGTAGTAGATGTGGCGGAATCTCCAAGAAAAGATGTTTCTGAAATATTAAGGTTTCACTAA
- a CDS encoding EpsG family protein, giving the protein MLVLVVASIIALIVTFYASRDEIPFGLEFAFLLITFVAAIHYNYGNDYQSYATIFDVVTRHDFSYEGLIKHTFYKESGWALLCFIFKPVGFLWMVVFLSIVQNLIYYSFVRFYVPKEWWLLGVFIYLTSKSLYILNMSMMRQGLAIALFLLAWPFIQKKKPLGIAVATLIIFVATTIHSSALILYPFVFWGYIPMKNGRINGIILLILFVILFSSVDFLNSILIQFAEIEDLQEYFKMFENRATSKFGLGFILLTIPFVISVVFLIFNKNATTEEKQFVTIASLGSLIIPFVQIISMLARVGYYFAPFTIVSVPITYRWLPNPLKKIFVSLFVFIMIFDYWNFFHSDIFTAAYLTFHSVFEVIF; this is encoded by the coding sequence ATGCTCGTACTTGTAGTTGCTAGTATAATTGCTTTAATTGTAACCTTTTATGCCTCAAGGGATGAAATTCCTTTTGGGTTGGAATTTGCGTTTTTGCTCATTACTTTTGTCGCTGCAATCCATTATAATTACGGAAATGATTATCAATCATATGCCACCATATTTGATGTTGTCACAAGGCACGATTTTTCCTATGAAGGTCTGATAAAGCATACGTTTTATAAAGAGTCTGGATGGGCTTTGTTGTGCTTTATATTTAAACCAGTCGGTTTTTTATGGATGGTCGTTTTTTTAAGTATTGTTCAAAATCTTATTTATTACAGTTTCGTTCGCTTTTATGTTCCTAAGGAATGGTGGCTGTTGGGGGTATTTATTTATTTAACAAGTAAGTCGCTTTATATTTTGAACATGTCTATGATGCGGCAGGGACTTGCGATTGCACTATTTCTGCTTGCTTGGCCTTTTATTCAAAAAAAGAAACCTCTTGGAATTGCGGTTGCGACACTTATTATTTTTGTTGCGACAACAATTCATTCTTCGGCGTTAATCCTATATCCATTTGTTTTTTGGGGGTATATACCAATGAAAAATGGACGAATAAATGGGATTATTTTATTAATCCTTTTTGTAATACTTTTTTCTTCCGTTGATTTTCTTAATTCGATATTAATTCAATTTGCAGAGATTGAAGATCTGCAAGAATACTTCAAAATGTTCGAGAATCGAGCGACTTCTAAATTTGGTCTTGGCTTTATTCTTCTGACGATACCTTTTGTAATTTCGGTAGTCTTTTTGATATTTAACAAAAATGCAACGACAGAAGAAAAGCAGTTTGTGACGATAGCTTCTTTGGGATCTTTGATAATTCCATTTGTTCAAATAATTTCAATGCTTGCTCGCGTTGGGTATTATTTTGCTCCATTTACAATTGTTTCTGTTCCGATTACATATAGGTGGCTTCCTAATCCTTTGAAAAAGATATTTGTATCATTGTTTGTTTTTATTATGATTTTTGATTATTGGAACTTCTTCCATTCTGATATTTTTACTGCTGCGTATCTAACATTTCACTCGGTCTTTGAGGTCATTTTTTAG
- a CDS encoding lipopolysaccharide biosynthesis protein: MSGKRQIAKNMIFNTISFGINFIISFFFTPYLIRTVGKEAYSFFPLVNNIIGYSSILTAAVGSMGGRFITMSFYQNDRESANQYFNSIWVANIFLSILFTLVSIVVIVFISDILTVPEYLKTDVQWLFAFGVISMILGLLTGLFGIGTYVKNRLDLLASRNVLINVIRVLCILLLFYIFKPTIVFMSLSAFVAAIVGLCFNISFKKKLLPELTVNPQKYFSWNKIKETTFSGMWNSLNQLSSVLLNQVDLLITNVFIGAAATGDYSIAKTAPILVLNLLSILSGTFMPHFNILYAKNQTTELIKDVSRSIELVSLLIGIPMGFLLVFSGEFFELWVPGQDSEMLYWLSFLTVAPLIVGATINPVYGLFGVVNKLKVPSIAVLIGSSMQTIVILILINTTELGIWSIPIVSGIQAVLRNVIFTTVYGGLCLGRKWNTFFPALIKGILAMLVVVGVCLALKPFVKIDNFLILLAVFALAGIISIAININIIFDRHERVIVFNMIKNKIKR, encoded by the coding sequence ATGTCTGGGAAACGACAAATTGCGAAGAATATGATATTTAATACCATTTCTTTTGGTATTAATTTCATCATTTCTTTTTTCTTTACCCCGTATCTTATTAGAACTGTGGGTAAAGAGGCATATAGTTTTTTTCCTTTAGTGAACAACATCATTGGTTATTCAAGCATTCTTACTGCGGCTGTGGGCTCAATGGGTGGGCGATTTATAACCATGAGTTTTTATCAAAATGACAGGGAAAGCGCAAATCAATATTTTAATTCCATTTGGGTGGCCAATATCTTTCTGTCAATTTTGTTTACTTTGGTGTCAATTGTTGTAATTGTATTTATATCAGATATTCTCACTGTACCTGAATATCTTAAAACGGATGTTCAATGGCTGTTTGCATTTGGTGTAATATCGATGATTTTGGGACTTCTTACGGGGCTGTTTGGCATAGGTACGTATGTTAAGAATCGACTTGATTTGCTGGCTTCACGTAATGTTTTGATAAACGTAATTCGGGTGCTATGCATACTTTTGCTGTTTTATATTTTTAAGCCTACAATTGTTTTTATGAGCTTGTCGGCTTTTGTTGCCGCTATAGTTGGACTTTGTTTTAATATATCGTTTAAGAAAAAACTTCTTCCTGAACTAACTGTAAACCCCCAAAAATATTTTTCATGGAATAAGATAAAAGAGACCACTTTTTCTGGTATGTGGAATTCCCTAAACCAATTAAGTTCGGTTCTTCTTAATCAAGTCGATTTGTTGATAACCAACGTCTTTATCGGGGCTGCTGCTACTGGGGATTATTCTATTGCAAAGACTGCTCCAATATTGGTATTGAATCTTTTAAGCATACTTTCTGGTACATTCATGCCTCATTTTAACATTTTGTATGCTAAGAACCAAACGACAGAATTGATTAAAGACGTATCTCGTTCTATAGAGTTGGTTTCTTTACTTATCGGTATTCCGATGGGTTTCTTACTTGTTTTTAGTGGGGAATTCTTTGAATTATGGGTGCCAGGTCAAGATTCTGAGATGCTTTATTGGTTAAGCTTTTTAACTGTAGCGCCTTTGATTGTCGGCGCGACGATTAACCCTGTTTATGGTTTGTTTGGGGTTGTCAACAAGTTGAAGGTCCCGTCAATAGCAGTTCTCATTGGCAGTTCTATGCAGACCATAGTGATATTGATTCTCATAAACACAACAGAATTGGGAATATGGTCTATTCCTATTGTGTCTGGTATACAAGCTGTTTTGCGAAACGTCATTTTCACAACAGTATATGGTGGCCTTTGTCTGGGACGGAAATGGAATACTTTTTTCCCTGCGCTTATAAAGGGAATTCTGGCTATGCTTGTTGTTGTTGGCGTTTGTCTTGCTTTAAAACCGTTTGTGAAAATAGATAATTTTTTAATTTTGCTTGCAGTATTTGCTCTTGCGGGAATTATCTCGATAGCTATTAATATCAATATTATATTTGATAGGCATGAACGTGTCATTGTATTTAACATGATAAAAAATAAAATAAAGCGATGA
- the glf gene encoding UDP-galactopyranose mutase: protein MNIKYDYLVVGSGLFGATFAFRAVKAGKKCLIIDKRPHLGGNVYCENVEGINVHKYGAHIFHTNNKQVWDFVNSIVEFNRYTNSPVANYKGKLYNLPFNMNTFYQMWGVTTPAEAQAKIEEQKAEALSALNGREPANLEEQALTLVGKDIFEKLIKEYTEKQWGRNCKDLPAFIIKRLPVRLVFDNNYFNDRYQGIPIGGYNKLIDGLLEGVETRTGVDFFAEYKNNWRDVADKLVYTGAIDEYFGYKLGKLDWRTVSFKTRVENTPNYQGNAVVNYTSHDQPYTRIIEHKHFEMFGQTVYDCPRTVVSEEYSTEYKDGMEPYYPVNDERNNALAEEYRKLASAEKDVVFGGRLAQYKYYDMAPVIEQVLCIKEV, encoded by the coding sequence ATGAATATAAAGTATGACTATCTTGTTGTAGGTTCCGGCCTGTTCGGGGCGACTTTTGCATTCCGTGCTGTGAAGGCAGGCAAGAAATGCTTGATCATTGACAAACGCCCCCATCTGGGTGGAAACGTTTATTGCGAAAATGTGGAGGGCATAAATGTTCATAAGTATGGCGCCCATATTTTTCATACCAACAACAAGCAGGTGTGGGACTTCGTGAATTCTATTGTGGAATTCAATCGGTACACGAATAGTCCTGTCGCAAATTATAAGGGTAAGCTTTATAACTTGCCGTTCAATATGAATACGTTCTACCAGATGTGGGGCGTAACCACTCCGGCAGAAGCCCAAGCTAAAATTGAAGAGCAGAAGGCAGAGGCTCTGTCGGCTTTAAATGGCCGTGAGCCCGCTAATCTTGAAGAACAGGCGCTGACGCTTGTCGGTAAGGATATCTTTGAAAAACTCATCAAGGAATACACCGAAAAGCAGTGGGGCAGAAATTGCAAGGACTTGCCTGCGTTCATTATCAAACGTCTCCCGGTGCGTTTGGTCTTTGATAATAATTACTTCAATGACCGCTATCAAGGAATCCCTATTGGTGGGTACAACAAGCTTATTGACGGCTTGCTGGAGGGCGTTGAAACTCGCACGGGCGTAGACTTCTTCGCAGAATACAAAAATAATTGGCGTGATGTGGCGGATAAACTCGTCTATACAGGAGCTATTGACGAATATTTCGGTTACAAGCTCGGAAAGCTAGATTGGCGTACGGTCAGCTTTAAGACGCGTGTCGAAAACACCCCGAATTACCAGGGAAATGCCGTCGTAAATTATACGTCGCATGATCAGCCTTATACCCGTATTATTGAACACAAACATTTTGAAATGTTCGGACAGACTGTTTACGATTGTCCTAGGACGGTTGTTTCGGAAGAGTATTCAACAGAATACAAAGACGGGATGGAACCTTATTATCCTGTCAATGATGAACGTAATAATGCCTTGGCTGAAGAATACCGTAAACTGGCGTCTGCAGAAAAGGATGTTGTGTTTGGCGGTCGACTGGCACAATACAAGTACTATGATATGGCTCCAGTTATTGAACAGGTGCTGTGTATCAAGGAGGTTTAA
- a CDS encoding acyltransferase gives MKSISPELSSRISSLSFVCACMVVLIHVPVPSTTGSWGWYLSSIFSYGVCLISVPFFFIISGFFLGRHLDEDGWYKKALKKRVRSLLIPYIVFNALYWGLTHVDFELWNMKNIVVGIVGYPFGYPSLGPTWYIRSLLIFVALSPLLSHRLLLTGGGTFIVAIFFLILSDYNPDLKIIKLLKYTFSIQNLFYFVTGLILSKRNLLVSQSLAKFAAASAFVILIFKVYFESRGFAIPTIWRLLFCPLTLIAFWKLFPKVNMSENITALAFPIFLLHYFSLIVLTKMNLDYNSAFGFIGGYAFMLISSLCVSFLIRRILPDKIISFMFGGR, from the coding sequence ATGAAGTCAATTAGCCCTGAATTAAGTTCTCGTATTTCGTCTTTGAGCTTTGTATGCGCCTGCATGGTTGTGCTCATTCATGTGCCGGTGCCCTCGACAACCGGCTCTTGGGGGTGGTATTTAAGCAGCATTTTCTCTTATGGAGTGTGCTTGATTTCAGTTCCGTTCTTTTTTATTATAAGTGGATTTTTTCTTGGAAGGCACTTGGATGAAGATGGGTGGTATAAGAAGGCTCTGAAGAAACGAGTGAGAAGTTTACTAATACCTTATATTGTGTTCAATGCGCTCTATTGGGGATTGACTCATGTGGATTTTGAGTTGTGGAACATGAAAAATATTGTAGTTGGCATTGTTGGATATCCTTTTGGATATCCGTCATTAGGCCCGACTTGGTATATAAGATCTCTTTTGATATTTGTAGCATTAAGTCCGTTATTGTCTCATAGATTGTTATTAACGGGGGGGGGGACGTTTATTGTGGCTATATTCTTTTTGATTTTGTCAGATTATAATCCGGACTTGAAAATCATAAAACTATTGAAGTATACATTTTCTATACAAAATTTATTTTATTTTGTGACCGGATTGATATTATCAAAACGAAATTTGCTGGTAAGTCAGTCTTTAGCAAAGTTTGCTGCAGCATCGGCTTTTGTGATACTTATTTTCAAGGTTTATTTTGAATCACGGGGTTTTGCCATTCCCACTATATGGAGATTGCTGTTTTGTCCGCTAACATTAATTGCTTTTTGGAAACTATTTCCAAAAGTGAATATGAGTGAAAATATAACCGCCTTGGCATTCCCGATATTTTTATTACATTATTTTTCTTTAATAGTTTTAACAAAAATGAACTTAGATTACAATAGTGCCTTCGGGTTTATTGGAGGTTACGCCTTTATGCTGATTAGTTCACTTTGCGTTTCTTTTTTGATTAGAAGAATCCTCCCTGATAAGATTATCTCATTTATGTTTGGTGGAAGATAG
- a CDS encoding glycosyltransferase: MNVFEINSWDVGSTGKIMLQISARGFEKGVPVQTVSSKWNGRKQFKSQNNNPRHYYLGSFLSSAVHYILGSKLGLLGFFSLLNTVKLCCLMKKKRVELIHLHNLHGFYINLPILFRFIKKYNIPVIWTLHDCWSFTGRCPYFDLTNCDMWKTGCHDCPYPKKNYPPSYIDTSRIMWKCKRKWFSGVRNMTVVTPSQWLGNLVKQSFLRDYPVKVINNGIDLTVFKPTENDFRDRFGLVGKKLVLGVAFGWGKRKGIDVFVELSKRLPSNYQIVLVGTDENVEKILPANIISIRRTQNQKELAEIYTAADVFANPTREENYPTVNMESLACGTPVVTFKTGGSPEMLDETCGTVVPYDDVEAMEIEIRRVCEENPFSKEACIAHSKKFDMNARFQEYVDLYRTFAL, translated from the coding sequence ATGAATGTATTTGAAATAAATTCATGGGATGTTGGAAGTACGGGCAAAATTATGCTCCAAATTTCGGCAAGGGGCTTTGAAAAAGGAGTGCCTGTTCAAACGGTGTCTTCAAAATGGAATGGACGTAAACAATTTAAATCTCAGAATAACAATCCAAGACATTATTATTTAGGTTCATTTTTGTCTTCGGCTGTACACTATATTTTGGGAAGTAAATTAGGCCTGCTAGGTTTTTTTTCATTATTGAATACAGTAAAATTGTGCTGCTTGATGAAGAAAAAAAGAGTTGAATTAATTCATCTTCACAATTTGCATGGGTTTTACATAAATTTGCCCATTCTTTTTCGTTTCATTAAGAAGTACAATATTCCAGTGATTTGGACGTTGCATGATTGTTGGAGCTTTACTGGACGTTGTCCTTATTTTGATCTGACAAATTGCGATATGTGGAAGACTGGGTGTCATGACTGCCCATACCCGAAAAAAAACTATCCACCATCGTATATTGATACTTCAAGAATAATGTGGAAATGCAAACGTAAGTGGTTCTCTGGTGTTAGAAATATGACTGTTGTGACTCCTTCACAATGGCTCGGGAATTTAGTAAAACAGTCTTTTTTGAGGGATTATCCGGTTAAGGTAATTAACAACGGCATTGATTTGACTGTGTTTAAACCAACTGAAAATGATTTTCGTGATCGTTTCGGTCTTGTTGGCAAGAAACTTGTACTCGGAGTGGCTTTCGGCTGGGGCAAACGCAAAGGGATAGATGTGTTCGTTGAACTTTCGAAGCGATTGCCTAGCAACTATCAAATTGTGCTTGTTGGTACGGACGAAAATGTGGAAAAAATTTTGCCTGCTAATATCATCTCTATTCGTCGTACACAGAACCAAAAAGAACTTGCTGAAATCTACACTGCCGCCGATGTGTTTGCGAATCCCACTAGGGAAGAAAATTATCCAACTGTTAATATGGAAAGCCTCGCTTGTGGAACGCCTGTTGTCACATTTAAAACAGGTGGAAGTCCTGAAATGTTAGACGAAACTTGTGGAACAGTCGTCCCCTACGATGATGTTGAGGCTATGGAAATAGAAATTCGCAGAGTTTGTGAAGAAAATCCGTTTTCGAAGGAAGCCTGTATTGCTCATTCAAAAAAATTTGATATGAATGCAAGATTTCAAGAATATGTAGATTTGTATAGAACATTCGCTTTATGA